A genomic segment from Candidatus Brocadia sinica JPN1 encodes:
- a CDS encoding CBS domain-containing protein, which translates to MSIGRICVRDVYLAEAEESTYVAAQRMREHNVGTLVVLDKDKKPLGIVTDRDLAMKVIAEGKDPAKVKVSQVMTIDPRSLREDTPIEEGLRMMRRGQCRRLPVVDDKGALQGIVSIDDILELLAEEMSQIARIIESQVERRYLREQLGSNPIYGQ; encoded by the coding sequence ATGTCTATTGGAAGGATTTGCGTTAGAGATGTCTATTTAGCAGAAGCGGAAGAATCAACATATGTTGCTGCCCAAAGGATGCGGGAGCATAATGTAGGCACCCTTGTGGTTCTCGATAAGGATAAAAAGCCTTTAGGTATCGTCACCGATCGAGATCTTGCTATGAAAGTGATCGCTGAAGGCAAAGATCCGGCCAAAGTTAAAGTCTCGCAAGTTATGACGATCGATCCTCGTTCATTGAGGGAAGATACGCCCATTGAAGAAGGATTGCGCATGATGCGTAGAGGACAGTGTCGCCGTTTGCCAGTGGTAGATGATAAAGGTGCTTTGCAAGGCATAGTGAGCATTGATGATATTCTTGAATTGTTAGCAGAAGAAATGTCCCAGATCGCGAGAATAATTGAATCGCAAGTAGAACGGAGATATCTAAGAGAGCAACTGGGGTCAAACCCAATCTATGGACAATAA
- a CDS encoding transposase produces MEYLVKSVERFTTRIHTYCLMSNHYHVLIETPQANLSVAIQWPTVSYSVYFNKRHRRRGHLFQGNPDRCK; encoded by the coding sequence CTGGAATATCTTGTAAAAAGTGTAGAACGATTTACAACAAGGATCCACACCTATTGTCTCATGTCCAATCATTATCATGTGTTAATCGAAACACCACAAGCCAATTTAAGCGTGGCAATTCAATGGCCTACTGTGAGTTACTCAGTTTATTTCAACAAAAGACACCGAAGAAGAGGTCATCTCTTCCAAGGCAATCCTGATAGATGCAAATGA
- a CDS encoding nucleotidyltransferase family protein, with amino-acid sequence MIDLLKLKSKIERVCRQFPIKRLGIFGSALTQDFGLESDVDVLVAFDSDENIDLFDKYFELKEQLETIFEREVDLVIDKPFRNPVFRESVEKTKIIIYER; translated from the coding sequence ATGATTGATTTATTAAAATTAAAATCAAAAATCGAGCGTGTCTGTCGACAATTTCCTATTAAACGACTTGGGATTTTTGGGTCCGCTTTAACTCAGGATTTTGGGTTGGAAAGCGATGTGGACGTATTGGTTGCTTTTGATTCCGATGAAAACATCGATTTGTTTGATAAATACTTTGAATTGAAAGAGCAACTCGAAACAATTTTTGAACGTGAAGTAGATCTCGTTATAGATAAACCTTTTAGAAATCCAGTTTTCAGAGAATCGGTTGAAAAAACGAAGATTATCATTTATGAAAGATGA
- a CDS encoding DUF86 domain-containing protein — protein MKDEIRKNLIDILQAAEEIQRFTHGMNFKEYQNSPVTQRAVERDFEIIGEALNRIKRMDEELLERISEHYRIIGFRNILIHGYDIIDELIVWKAVENHLPILIKEIHEILNT, from the coding sequence ATGAAAGATGAGATTCGGAAAAACCTTATAGATATTCTTCAGGCTGCAGAAGAAATACAGAGATTTACCCATGGGATGAATTTCAAGGAATATCAAAACAGCCCCGTCACTCAAAGAGCTGTTGAAAGGGATTTTGAAATTATCGGGGAAGCCCTAAACAGGATTAAAAGAATGGATGAGGAATTGCTTGAAAGGATTTCCGAGCATTACCGTATTATAGGCTTTAGGAATATCTTGATACATGGCTATGATATCATTGATGAATTGATTGTCTGGAAGGCTGTTGAGAATCATTTACCTATTCTAATTAAAGAAATACATGAAATATTAAATACCTAA
- a CDS encoding DUF433 domain-containing protein codes for MQKKLILSDPAVMMGKPVIAGTRITVELILDKLAAGETIEQILDAHPRLTRDAIQAALSFAADSLRDEVVYPIQEVA; via the coding sequence ATGCAGAAAAAATTAATCCTATCAGACCCTGCGGTGATGATGGGCAAACCGGTTATTGCTGGAACACGCATTACCGTAGAGCTTATTTTAGATAAGCTTGCAGCCGGTGAAACTATCGAGCAAATTCTTGACGCTCATCCCCGCCTTACCCGCGATGCCATTCAAGCAGCCCTGTCATTTGCGGCTGATTCATTACGGGATGAGGTAGTTTATCCGATTCAGGAGGTAGCTTGA
- a CDS encoding cation-translocating P-type ATPase gives MNKNEVSKRLQQYGLNKLVEEGKISRLKILLHQFTSPLIYILLVAAVVTALLKEYIDTSVIMAVVTLNAIIGYIQEYRAEQGVRALKKMLIPRARVLRNGKEKEINSEELVPGDIVLLASGTKVPADLRLIRTYELKIEEAMLTGESVPAEKSVAIISEDNLTPGDQKNMAFMGTVVVSGRAKGIVVETGSKTVLGSIAQEVKEIGVTKAPLQKKIENFAKYIGFIVMAASVVLFGIGIIIGESIHDMFMTAVAAAVAAIPEGLPIVVTIAMAIGVARMARQNAIMRKLPAAETLGSTTVICSDKTGTLTKNEMTVRLIYDGEHIYDVSGSGYEPKGEILHDQMSVKAEEKKKHLQVLRIGLLCNESNIYEEDGQYKVDGDPTEGALIVSAMKAGLMPEEEKKHYTQIAIIPFESEHGYMATLHRHGGKKLIFVKGAPEKVLDMCAVSADGDGSQKKEILLIANNFAKEGMRVLAFAYKEAPHDMEEITHHNVGSGLSFAGLQGMIDPPRPESIEAINGCKQAGIRTIMITGDHAVTAVSIAKKLGLGGTDTEVITGKELEVMSDEELFHKVKDVSVYARVSPHHKLRIVQQLKRHGEVVAVTGDGVNDAPALKEAHIGIAMGRTGTDVAKEASDMVLVDDNFASIFNAVREGRILFDNIRKVVFFLIPTGIATIISIIATLILGVPMPYVPTQLLWINIVTNGLQDVALAFEPGEKGIINRPPRDPKEGILSRLLIERTFLVALIISGGVVYNFISALNEGVSIEKARSVAMTTMVFFQFFQAWNSRSEIQSVFRINPLSNLFLFYSMIAAFFAQLAVLYVPALQWVFKTEPLTEMEWVNVGAITVTIIIAVEIDKWIRRRWLLKI, from the coding sequence GTGAACAAAAATGAAGTCAGCAAACGGCTTCAGCAATACGGTTTAAACAAACTTGTCGAAGAAGGGAAGATTAGCAGGCTTAAAATCCTTCTCCATCAATTCACAAGCCCGCTCATTTATATCCTTCTTGTAGCCGCCGTTGTAACTGCCCTTCTCAAAGAATACATTGATACCAGTGTAATCATGGCTGTTGTGACCCTTAATGCAATTATTGGCTATATCCAGGAATACAGGGCAGAACAGGGCGTAAGGGCGCTCAAGAAGATGCTCATACCAAGGGCAAGGGTTTTAAGAAACGGCAAAGAGAAAGAGATAAACAGCGAGGAACTCGTACCCGGAGATATCGTACTCCTGGCATCTGGTACCAAGGTGCCGGCTGACCTGCGGCTGATCAGGACGTATGAATTAAAGATTGAGGAAGCGATGCTTACCGGTGAGTCAGTCCCCGCTGAAAAGTCCGTTGCAATAATAAGTGAAGACAATCTGACCCCGGGTGACCAAAAGAACATGGCATTTATGGGAACGGTAGTGGTGAGTGGGAGGGCAAAGGGTATTGTGGTAGAGACGGGGTCAAAGACTGTGCTTGGTAGCATTGCCCAGGAGGTTAAAGAGATAGGAGTCACAAAGGCGCCACTTCAGAAAAAGATAGAAAATTTCGCAAAATACATTGGATTCATTGTTATGGCAGCCTCTGTGGTGCTTTTTGGTATAGGCATAATAATTGGTGAAAGCATACATGATATGTTCATGACGGCAGTGGCGGCTGCGGTAGCTGCCATACCTGAAGGACTTCCCATTGTCGTGACCATAGCCATGGCTATTGGAGTGGCCAGGATGGCAAGGCAGAACGCCATCATGAGAAAACTTCCGGCTGCAGAAACCCTCGGAAGCACCACTGTTATATGTTCAGACAAGACGGGAACCCTCACGAAAAATGAGATGACTGTCAGGCTAATCTATGATGGAGAGCACATATATGATGTTTCTGGGAGTGGATATGAACCAAAGGGTGAGATACTCCATGATCAAATGTCTGTTAAAGCAGAGGAGAAGAAGAAACATCTTCAGGTGCTGCGCATAGGACTTCTCTGCAATGAGTCAAATATTTACGAGGAAGATGGTCAGTATAAAGTTGACGGCGACCCCACGGAAGGCGCCCTTATTGTTTCTGCAATGAAGGCAGGTCTCATGCCGGAGGAGGAAAAGAAGCACTATACGCAAATTGCAATCATACCCTTTGAGTCTGAACATGGCTACATGGCAACCCTTCACAGACACGGAGGTAAAAAACTTATATTTGTGAAAGGTGCGCCTGAGAAGGTACTGGATATGTGTGCTGTGTCTGCGGACGGTGACGGTTCTCAGAAAAAAGAGATTTTACTTATCGCCAATAACTTTGCAAAAGAGGGTATGCGGGTACTTGCCTTTGCTTATAAGGAAGCCCCTCACGACATGGAGGAGATTACCCACCATAACGTGGGATCAGGGTTGAGCTTTGCAGGTTTACAGGGAATGATAGATCCGCCAAGACCGGAATCCATAGAGGCCATAAATGGCTGTAAACAGGCGGGCATCAGGACTATCATGATAACGGGCGACCATGCCGTTACTGCAGTATCAATTGCAAAAAAACTCGGGTTAGGTGGAACAGATACTGAAGTGATCACAGGTAAAGAGCTTGAAGTGATGAGTGATGAAGAACTCTTTCATAAGGTGAAGGATGTTTCTGTATATGCCAGGGTCTCTCCACACCATAAATTGAGGATAGTACAACAACTGAAGAGGCACGGCGAGGTTGTCGCTGTAACAGGTGATGGTGTTAATGATGCCCCTGCCCTCAAGGAAGCGCATATTGGTATCGCTATGGGAAGAACAGGAACCGATGTTGCAAAGGAGGCATCTGACATGGTCCTTGTAGACGATAATTTTGCAAGTATCTTTAATGCGGTGAGGGAGGGCCGGATATTATTTGATAACATACGCAAGGTGGTCTTTTTTCTTATACCAACCGGTATAGCTACCATAATTTCCATTATTGCTACCCTTATCCTTGGCGTACCAATGCCATATGTGCCCACACAGCTTCTTTGGATAAATATCGTTACGAATGGTTTGCAGGATGTTGCCCTTGCCTTTGAACCAGGAGAAAAAGGAATAATAAACAGGCCCCCCAGGGACCCAAAAGAAGGAATATTGTCCCGGCTTCTGATCGAAAGAACCTTTCTTGTTGCCCTTATAATTAGCGGTGGAGTTGTTTATAACTTTATCTCAGCTTTAAATGAAGGTGTCTCCATTGAAAAGGCAAGATCTGTTGCCATGACAACGATGGTCTTCTTCCAGTTCTTTCAGGCGTGGAATTCCCGTTCAGAAATTCAGTCTGTCTTCAGGATCAATCCTTTGAGCAATCTCTTTTTGTTCTACAGCATGATAGCTGCCTTTTTTGCCCAGCTTGCGGTGCTTTACGTACCCGCCCTTCAGTGGGTTTTTAAAACCGAGCCGCTAACAGAAATGGAATGGGTGAATGTGGGAGCAATAACAGTGACCATTATAATTGCCGTTGAGATTGATAAGTGGATAAGGAGGCGGTGGCTTTTGAAAATTTAA
- a CDS encoding tetratricopeptide repeat protein, with protein sequence MKIMKTPNLPILVFILVAASQLIYLNSLANKFVYDDEFTIVNNHFIKTWSNLPLLFNQEYFKFSGELSYRPVVTLTYFIDFTLWKLNPFGFHLSNLLLHTVNTVLLFFFFMQVFNHRPTSFVSVLLFLCHPVLSETVNAVSYREDLLGATFFIAAFLLYLACCKDERRFSLLYFVSVACYLFGVFSKEMAVTLPFFLFFYDILFTKSPNRRYKFIHYYPGYIFVAAFYLIIRFVTLHNPAESHVSYPGNSIFVNFLTMSKVLASYVKLFFSPFHLCADYVVPNSYSLLDASFILSFLLLLTIAIIAYRIFFYSKIAFFATVWFFISLLPILNIVPIENIMAERYLYLPILGICMVGGNLFTFHDDKFVSFDKSYRSCYIYNQAQGWGLRTGMSNLTDCVYPLNFTKNLAREKRFFPWNAITFTILIPILIFFSIATIRRTNIWRDQTVLWTDTAKRAPDSFKAHNNLGNIYRDTGRLDEAIAEFKHALRLYDDYIDAHNNLGVTYRKKGMFHEAMIEYQKALMLNPRYPYAHNNLGVLYAKSNLLDLAIAEFNNAISSKPDYSDAYNNLGSTYIRKGLHEKAIQACLEAIKYNDRYKDAYYNLSAAYFNTKQLDKALEASRMVLSIDPNHQNAREIFNLICEQK encoded by the coding sequence ATGAAAATAATGAAAACCCCAAATCTCCCTATTCTTGTTTTCATCCTTGTAGCTGCGTCACAACTCATCTATCTAAACTCTTTAGCAAATAAATTTGTTTACGATGATGAATTTACCATCGTAAATAATCATTTCATAAAAACGTGGAGCAATTTACCGTTGCTTTTTAACCAGGAATATTTTAAGTTTTCCGGAGAATTGAGTTACCGTCCGGTTGTCACCCTGACATATTTTATCGATTTTACGTTATGGAAACTAAACCCTTTTGGGTTCCATCTCAGTAACTTACTTTTACATACCGTTAACACTGTTTTACTTTTTTTCTTTTTCATGCAGGTTTTTAATCACCGGCCAACTTCTTTTGTATCAGTTCTTCTATTCCTATGCCACCCTGTCCTTTCTGAAACGGTTAATGCCGTAAGTTATCGAGAAGACCTCCTCGGGGCCACATTTTTTATAGCAGCTTTCTTGCTGTACCTTGCGTGTTGTAAGGATGAACGACGGTTTTCCCTCCTTTACTTTGTCTCTGTAGCATGTTATCTTTTTGGTGTATTCTCCAAGGAAATGGCAGTTACGCTGCCATTTTTTCTCTTCTTCTATGATATCTTGTTCACGAAAAGCCCCAATCGCCGCTATAAATTTATCCATTATTACCCAGGCTATATTTTTGTTGCTGCTTTCTATCTCATTATAAGATTTGTAACCTTGCACAACCCGGCAGAATCACATGTCTCATATCCCGGCAATAGCATTTTTGTCAACTTTCTTACGATGTCCAAGGTACTCGCCTCCTATGTTAAGCTCTTTTTCTCCCCTTTTCATCTTTGTGCAGATTATGTTGTACCCAATTCTTACTCTCTCTTGGATGCATCCTTCATTCTGTCGTTCCTACTCCTTTTAACCATTGCTATTATTGCCTATAGAATATTTTTTTACTCAAAAATAGCGTTCTTTGCCACGGTATGGTTTTTTATCAGTTTGTTACCCATATTAAACATCGTACCCATTGAGAACATTATGGCAGAGAGATATCTCTATCTGCCTATCCTGGGTATTTGTATGGTAGGTGGAAATCTTTTCACATTTCATGATGATAAATTTGTATCTTTTGATAAATCTTACAGATCGTGTTATATTTACAACCAGGCACAAGGCTGGGGTCTGAGGACTGGAATGAGCAATCTGACAGATTGCGTATACCCGCTGAACTTTACAAAAAATCTCGCCAGGGAAAAAAGATTTTTCCCCTGGAACGCCATAACTTTCACCATATTGATTCCTATATTGATATTTTTTTCAATTGCGACAATAAGGAGAACCAATATCTGGAGGGATCAAACGGTTTTGTGGACAGATACAGCGAAAAGAGCCCCCGATAGTTTTAAAGCTCACAATAATCTGGGAAACATTTATCGGGATACTGGTAGATTGGATGAGGCAATAGCCGAATTTAAACATGCGTTAAGATTGTATGATGACTATATAGATGCACATAATAATCTCGGAGTTACTTACCGGAAAAAGGGTATGTTTCATGAGGCTATGATTGAATATCAAAAGGCGTTGATGTTAAATCCACGGTATCCTTATGCCCACAATAATCTCGGTGTCCTGTATGCCAAATCCAATCTTTTAGATTTGGCAATCGCTGAATTTAATAATGCTATTTCAAGCAAACCTGATTATTCTGATGCCTACAACAATCTTGGATCCACCTATATAAGAAAAGGACTTCATGAAAAGGCGATACAGGCATGTTTAGAGGCCATTAAATATAATGATCGTTATAAAGACGCATATTACAACTTAAGCGCTGCCTACTTTAACACGAAACAACTCGACAAAGCGCTCGAAGCATCCAGAATGGTTTTATCAATAGACCCAAACCATCAGAATGCGCGTGAAATATTCAATTTAATTTGTGAACAAAAATGA
- the larC gene encoding nickel pincer cofactor biosynthesis protein LarC has product MKIAYFDCFSGISGDMTLGAFVDAGLDINLLRDQLAQLHLHGYEISAEKVKRTGISGTKVHVMISRGNNHPPGFRHGHHHNSHFNLSEIQAIIEKSTLHDDIKNDSIKVFQRLAMVEAKIHDTSIDKIHFHEVGAIDSIIDIIGSVIAMKHLGIEKIYFSPIPTGCGYTTCEHGTFPVPAPATAELLKNQLLKSVKIEKELTTPTGAAIVTTLGNGLRTNPEMKILQIGYGAGNNDNPNIPNLLRILIGETDSSTESDEMWIVETNIDNMPGEILGYVMDKLFQAGAVDVYFTSIQMKKGRPGIIISIIVSELNLLSVESALFNQTTTFGIRKYKVIRKVLTREFKELDSPLGKIKIKIGTFDGNIKSISPEYEDCKRIAEEKGVPLKQVYSIIAKEFGKL; this is encoded by the coding sequence TTGAAGATAGCATATTTTGACTGTTTTTCCGGGATTAGCGGCGACATGACCCTTGGTGCCTTTGTAGATGCGGGACTTGACATCAACCTGCTAAGGGATCAGTTAGCGCAACTCCACCTCCATGGATATGAAATATCCGCAGAAAAGGTAAAACGGACCGGGATAAGTGGTACAAAAGTCCATGTAATGATCTCCCGGGGGAATAACCATCCCCCCGGATTCCGTCATGGTCACCACCATAACTCACACTTCAACCTTTCTGAGATACAGGCTATAATAGAAAAAAGTACCCTCCACGATGACATCAAGAACGATAGTATAAAGGTTTTTCAAAGACTCGCTATGGTTGAGGCAAAAATCCATGATACCTCAATAGACAAAATCCATTTCCACGAAGTTGGCGCAATCGACTCAATAATTGACATCATTGGCTCTGTAATCGCCATGAAGCACTTAGGAATCGAAAAGATATATTTTTCTCCTATTCCCACAGGATGTGGATACACCACATGTGAACACGGCACGTTCCCGGTTCCAGCCCCTGCGACTGCGGAACTTCTTAAAAACCAATTGCTAAAATCTGTCAAGATAGAAAAGGAATTAACCACACCAACAGGTGCTGCCATTGTAACAACGTTAGGCAATGGTCTGCGCACAAATCCGGAAATGAAAATCCTTCAGATTGGTTATGGCGCAGGCAATAATGATAATCCCAACATACCTAATTTGTTACGTATACTCATTGGAGAAACAGATTCCAGCACTGAATCTGATGAAATGTGGATTGTCGAAACAAACATAGATAATATGCCGGGTGAGATACTGGGCTATGTCATGGATAAATTATTTCAGGCAGGCGCCGTGGATGTCTATTTCACATCAATTCAGATGAAAAAGGGACGGCCTGGAATAATTATTAGCATTATAGTGTCTGAATTGAATCTGCTCTCCGTTGAATCAGCCTTGTTCAATCAAACAACCACTTTTGGCATAAGAAAATATAAAGTAATCCGTAAAGTACTCACACGGGAGTTTAAAGAGTTGGATAGCCCGTTAGGAAAAATAAAAATCAAGATCGGAACATTTGATGGTAATATCAAAAGCATTTCTCCTGAATACGAAGATTGTAAGAGAATTGCCGAGGAAAAAGGCGTCCCTCTCAAACAAGTTTATAGCATCATTGCAAAAGAATTCGGAAAACTCTGA
- the nadD gene encoding nicotinate-nucleotide adenylyltransferase, whose amino-acid sequence MDIGIFGGSFNPVHIGHLIVAEEVYQQRALTKVLFMPTGISPHKESSDLIASFHRYQMVKEAIDDNEHFEVSDLEIKRAGKSYTIDTIGMLKEIYGENHHLFLIVGTDMINEIGTWKDIDMLSTMCQFVVVNRFPVSANGNFHNSLFQKGEVGGMKVFSDGKKTEIEQLKVKIPPIGISSTEIRARLQSGRSIRYLVPRCVENYIKAHNLYMR is encoded by the coding sequence ATGGATATTGGTATATTTGGCGGATCATTTAATCCAGTTCATATAGGTCATTTAATTGTTGCTGAAGAAGTCTATCAGCAACGGGCATTAACAAAAGTACTATTTATGCCGACAGGAATATCTCCCCACAAGGAATCCAGCGACTTGATAGCATCATTTCACCGGTATCAAATGGTAAAAGAGGCAATAGATGACAACGAACATTTTGAGGTTTCTGATCTGGAAATAAAACGGGCCGGAAAATCATATACCATAGATACTATCGGTATGTTAAAAGAGATATATGGGGAAAATCACCATTTGTTTTTGATTGTTGGAACTGATATGATTAATGAAATAGGTACTTGGAAAGACATTGACATGCTTTCTACGATGTGTCAGTTTGTTGTTGTTAATCGTTTTCCGGTTTCAGCCAATGGAAATTTCCATAACTCCCTCTTTCAAAAAGGGGAAGTGGGTGGGATGAAGGTGTTTTCAGATGGAAAAAAAACAGAGATCGAACAATTAAAAGTAAAAATTCCACCAATCGGTATATCCTCAACTGAAATAAGGGCAAGATTACAGAGTGGACGCAGCATAAGATACTTGGTTCCACGCTGCGTGGAAAATTATATCAAAGCGCATAATTTATACATGAGGTAG
- a CDS encoding thiol-disulfide oxidoreductase DCC family protein: protein MGTAILIYDARCSLCRGCIRWIELHAIRKDAFEFIPCQSDERRIRFQDITDEACLQSLHLVLSNNQFFFGEQVLPEIIKRLRGFRWLHLLFKMPISRVFLYTIYRWVANNRYIISQTIKPLIEE from the coding sequence ATGGGAACAGCTATACTTATTTATGATGCCAGGTGCAGTTTGTGTCGCGGATGCATAAGATGGATTGAACTCCACGCTATTCGAAAAGACGCCTTTGAGTTTATTCCATGCCAATCAGATGAGCGCCGGATCCGATTCCAGGATATAACAGATGAAGCCTGTTTACAGTCCCTTCACTTAGTGCTTTCAAACAATCAATTTTTCTTCGGTGAACAGGTATTGCCTGAGATAATCAAGCGGTTGAGGGGGTTTCGGTGGTTGCATCTATTATTCAAAATGCCCATAAGCAGGGTATTTTTGTATACCATTTACCGGTGGGTTGCCAATAACCGGTACATCATTTCGCAGACAATAAAACCTCTCATCGAGGAATAA